In Stigmatella aurantiaca, a single genomic region encodes these proteins:
- a CDS encoding DUF4388 domain-containing protein, with protein sequence MKTLLLAESHPPTLEHLTGLLSQAGYTVRAVSDPASAMEHFAAGNPDVVVLAVDLPRLEGGHVGQLIRAHRQGGRVPLAIIDKGHLGKARGLAAVADVKVDAYIPDPLKPGELAPRLDALVSAAKAVVPTTGLEMMFSRAAVVAGDLKGYPLPALLHVLFRQRRDGMLVVASRELSRRVFFARGGAVNFDSTSSQDGLPAFLLERKLITPAQAEPLVQALGSGLRIGAALADAGVEAAGEELLQILRDYTRDRVAQVVGMREGRFAFYAGDEFQREVATVEIPALAPALEGARRAFPLKVVAAPLRKHLGEYPARSPDFSKDLPVLGLDTEDLKIAMQINGRLLLRDLLAYGRGDLRSGYSLVWYLQLTGALTFSPTPVVVEGEALSAFPEVLAKRKRKPLPAETAAALREGALKIITSSYFRSLGLDIAADGEVVERAYNETAMKFHPDAYAEFDLSDLEDVLDSVQERLSASYRVLSVEEKRKAYLQYLLPRLNAGRVSTIHVEAEILIRRGAMALKRKDYRTALQVFEEAVDLNPREPEYHCYLAWATYLATTGPLKERAKAAQKVLKRAFSLEPQLERAHIISAIIDNDLEDDSAARKRLLRVLELNPQSQLAKAALRKVGR encoded by the coding sequence TTGAAGACGCTCCTGCTGGCCGAGAGCCACCCTCCTACGCTCGAGCACCTCACCGGACTGCTCTCCCAAGCTGGGTACACCGTGCGGGCGGTGTCCGACCCGGCCTCGGCCATGGAGCATTTCGCGGCGGGCAATCCGGACGTCGTGGTGCTGGCGGTGGACCTGCCTCGCCTGGAAGGAGGGCATGTAGGCCAGCTCATCCGCGCCCACCGCCAGGGCGGCCGGGTCCCCCTGGCCATCATCGACAAGGGGCACCTGGGCAAGGCGCGCGGCCTGGCGGCGGTGGCGGACGTCAAGGTGGACGCCTACATCCCGGATCCGCTCAAGCCCGGGGAGCTGGCGCCCCGGCTGGATGCCCTGGTGAGCGCGGCGAAGGCCGTGGTGCCCACCACGGGCCTCGAGATGATGTTCTCCCGCGCGGCGGTGGTGGCGGGGGACCTCAAGGGCTACCCCTTGCCCGCGCTGCTGCACGTGCTCTTCCGGCAGCGCCGGGATGGGATGCTGGTGGTGGCCAGTCGGGAGCTCTCCCGGCGGGTGTTCTTCGCCCGGGGCGGGGCGGTGAACTTCGACTCCACCTCCTCCCAGGACGGGCTGCCCGCCTTCCTGCTGGAGCGCAAGCTCATCACCCCGGCCCAGGCGGAGCCCCTCGTCCAGGCGCTGGGCTCGGGGCTGCGGATCGGCGCGGCCCTGGCGGACGCGGGCGTGGAGGCGGCGGGCGAGGAGCTGCTGCAAATCCTCCGGGACTACACCCGGGACCGGGTGGCGCAGGTGGTGGGAATGCGCGAGGGGCGCTTCGCCTTCTACGCGGGAGACGAATTCCAGCGGGAGGTGGCCACGGTGGAGATCCCCGCCCTGGCGCCCGCGCTGGAAGGGGCCCGGAGGGCGTTTCCGCTCAAGGTGGTGGCCGCGCCCCTGCGCAAGCACCTGGGGGAGTACCCCGCGCGCTCGCCGGATTTTAGCAAGGACCTGCCGGTGCTGGGGCTGGACACGGAAGACCTGAAGATCGCCATGCAGATCAACGGCCGGCTGCTGTTGAGGGACTTGCTGGCCTACGGGCGAGGGGACCTGCGCAGCGGGTACTCGCTGGTGTGGTACCTCCAGCTCACCGGGGCGTTGACGTTCTCGCCCACCCCCGTGGTGGTGGAGGGCGAGGCGCTCTCGGCGTTCCCTGAGGTGCTCGCCAAGCGCAAGCGCAAGCCGCTCCCGGCGGAGACGGCGGCGGCGCTGCGCGAGGGCGCGCTGAAGATCATCACCAGCAGCTACTTCCGGAGCCTGGGGCTGGACATCGCCGCGGACGGCGAGGTGGTGGAGCGCGCCTACAATGAGACGGCGATGAAGTTCCACCCGGATGCCTACGCGGAGTTCGATCTCTCGGACCTGGAGGACGTGCTCGACTCGGTGCAGGAGCGGCTGTCGGCCTCCTACCGGGTGCTCTCGGTGGAGGAGAAGCGCAAGGCGTACCTCCAGTACCTGCTGCCGCGGCTGAACGCGGGGCGCGTGAGCACCATTCACGTGGAGGCGGAGATCCTCATCCGCCGGGGGGCCATGGCCCTCAAGCGCAAGGACTACCGCACGGCGCTTCAAGTGTTCGAGGAGGCGGTGGACCTCAACCCGCGCGAGCCCGAGTACCACTGCTACCTGGCCTGGGCCACGTACCTGGCCACTACGGGGCCGCTGAAGGAGCGGGCCAAGGCGGCGCAGAAGGTGCTCAAGCGGGCGTTCTCCCTGGAGCCCCAGCTGGAGCGGGCGCACATCATCTCGGCCATCATCGACAATGATCTGGAGGACGACTCGGCGGCGCGCAAGCGGCTGTTGAGGGTGCTGGAGCTCAACCCGCAGTCACAGCTGGCCAAGGCCGCGCTGCGCAAGGTGGGCCGCTGA
- a CDS encoding ABC transporter ATP-binding protein, with protein MRTGTALLRLLHYGRPHVGVLASALACMVLLGLGTGAYAYLMGPALGFLLSGGTEGFSGPHAIPWLSTLPREAALWGFPVLVIAVGVFKGVGYLGQFFFMGLFAQRVVRDLRRELFLRLTALAPSQLSRERTGDLLSRFSADMTAVEWAAMYTVGSYLRDSLQVIVLAGVALSMSPVLGGLMLAVIPLAVLPASRLTKKALRGTREGQTQLGHLAGQLHEGLGGLRTIQAFNGQAAELERFSAHTKAHEEAVVSAAWARGGVPGLMEVLAAAALAGALAYTAATRAMEPEALLSLLTAVILVYQPVKDLGRVTQFAMQAGAAGERLFALLDLRHPVEDAPDAVAAPPLTQSLRFEDVHYAYGARRALDGLTLELPVGKVTALVGPSGGGKSTVASLLLRFERPQSGRLLLDGVDADRYLAATVRAQFALVTQEPLLFSGSVLDNLRFARPEATLEEVEAAARVAHADGFIRALPEGYHTRIGERGVTLSGGQRQRLCIARAVLSRAPVLVLDEATSSLDPESEREVQSALAAVLPGRTALVIAHRLSTVTGADLTHVVEAGRVVESGHHLDLLRAGGRYAALWNLQTVGSERGAA; from the coding sequence ATGCGCACGGGCACCGCGCTGCTTCGCCTGCTCCACTACGGCCGGCCCCACGTGGGCGTGCTCGCGTCGGCCCTGGCCTGCATGGTGCTGCTGGGGCTGGGGACGGGGGCCTACGCGTACCTGATGGGGCCCGCCCTGGGGTTCCTGCTCTCGGGCGGGACGGAGGGGTTCTCCGGGCCGCATGCCATCCCCTGGCTCTCGACGCTGCCCCGGGAGGCGGCGCTCTGGGGCTTCCCCGTGCTGGTCATCGCCGTGGGGGTGTTCAAAGGGGTGGGCTACCTGGGGCAGTTCTTCTTCATGGGCCTGTTCGCCCAGCGGGTGGTGAGGGACTTGCGGCGCGAGCTGTTCCTGCGCCTCACGGCCCTCGCGCCCTCCCAGCTCTCGCGCGAGCGGACGGGAGACCTGCTCAGCCGCTTCTCCGCGGACATGACCGCGGTGGAGTGGGCGGCGATGTACACGGTGGGCTCCTACCTGCGGGACTCGCTCCAGGTCATCGTGCTCGCGGGCGTGGCGCTGTCGATGAGCCCCGTGCTGGGCGGGCTGATGCTGGCCGTCATCCCCCTGGCGGTGCTGCCGGCCTCGCGGCTCACGAAGAAGGCGCTCCGGGGCACTCGGGAGGGCCAAACCCAGCTGGGGCACCTCGCGGGCCAGCTCCACGAGGGGCTCGGGGGGCTGCGGACCATTCAGGCCTTCAACGGCCAGGCGGCGGAGCTGGAGCGGTTCTCGGCCCACACCAAGGCCCATGAGGAGGCGGTGGTGAGCGCGGCCTGGGCGCGGGGTGGGGTGCCAGGCCTGATGGAGGTGCTGGCGGCGGCGGCGCTCGCGGGGGCGCTGGCCTACACGGCGGCCACGCGGGCCATGGAGCCCGAGGCGCTCCTGTCGCTGCTCACGGCGGTCATCCTGGTGTACCAGCCGGTGAAGGACCTGGGCCGGGTGACGCAGTTCGCGATGCAGGCGGGGGCGGCCGGGGAGCGGCTCTTCGCGCTGCTGGACCTGCGCCACCCCGTGGAGGACGCGCCCGACGCCGTGGCCGCGCCCCCGCTGACCCAGTCCTTGCGGTTCGAGGACGTCCACTACGCTTATGGTGCGCGCCGCGCGTTGGACGGGCTGACGCTGGAGCTGCCGGTGGGCAAGGTGACGGCGCTGGTGGGGCCCAGTGGGGGCGGCAAGAGCACGGTGGCGTCGCTGCTCCTGCGCTTCGAGCGGCCCCAGTCGGGGCGCCTGCTGCTGGACGGGGTGGATGCGGACCGGTACCTGGCCGCCACGGTGCGCGCGCAGTTCGCGCTGGTGACGCAGGAGCCGCTGCTCTTCTCGGGGAGCGTGCTGGACAACCTGCGCTTTGCCCGGCCTGAGGCGACGCTCGAGGAAGTCGAAGCCGCGGCGCGGGTGGCCCACGCGGACGGCTTCATCCGGGCGCTGCCCGAGGGCTACCACACCCGCATCGGCGAGCGCGGGGTGACGCTGAGCGGGGGCCAGCGGCAGCGGCTGTGCATTGCCCGGGCGGTGCTGTCGCGGGCCCCGGTGCTGGTGCTGGACGAGGCCACGAGCAGCCTGGATCCGGAGAGTGAGCGCGAGGTGCAGTCCGCGCTGGCGGCGGTGCTGCCCGGAAGGACGGCGCTCGTGATTGCCCACCGGCTCTCGACGGTGACGGGCGCGGATCTCACCCACGTGGTGGAGGCGGGGCGCGTCGTCGAGAGCGGGCACCATCTGGACTTGCTGCGCGCGGGGGGGCGGTACGCGGCGCTGTGGAACCTTCAAACGGTAGGCTCGGAGCGGGGAGCGGCATGA